The Pyrenophora tritici-repentis strain M4 chromosome 10, whole genome shotgun sequence genome contains a region encoding:
- a CDS encoding GroL, Chaperonin GroEL (HSP60 family), with amino-acid sequence MSAAQLLNPKAESRRRGEALRVNISAGEGLQQVLASNLGPRGTLKMLVDGAGGIKLTKDGSVLLKEMQIQNPTAVMIARAATAQDEITGDGTTSVVLLVGELLKQADRYISEGLHPRVIADGYDIAKTESLKFLDEFKLAKEVDRELLLSVARTSLSTKINSSLAEQLTPDIVDAVLAIYQAPAKPDLHMVEIMTMQHRTAADTQLIRGLALDHGARHPDMAKRVENAYILTLNVSLEYEKSEINSGFYYSSAEQREKLVESERRFVDEKLRKIVELKKEVCGDDPKKGFVIINQKGIDPLSLDVLVKNGIFALRRAKRRNMERLQLVCGGTSQNSVDDMTPDVLGWAGLVYEHQLGEEKYTFIEDVKEPKSVTLLIKGPNSHTIAQIKDAVRDGLRSVYNMIVDGSVVPGGGAFQVACAARLNSEQFKKTVKGKAKWGVSAFADALLVIPKTLAANSGHDIQDSLAALQDEHAEGNVVGLNLSTGEAMDPTQEGVYDSFRVIRNSIASATGIASNLLLCDEMLKARQMGRAPGPGGDEQ; translated from the exons ATGTCGGCCGCACAACTTCTCAATCCCAAGGCCGAGTCGAGG AGGCGCGGGGAAGCTCTCCGTGTTAACATCTCGGCCGGAGAGGGACTGCAACAG GTACTTGCTTCAAATCTGGGACCCCGCGGTACACTGAAGAT GCTTGTCGATGGCGCTGGTGGA ATCAAGCTCACAAAAGATGGAAGCGTTCTGCTCAAGGAAATG CAAATCCAAAACCCCACTGCC GTTATGATTGCGCGCGCAGCAACAGCACAAGACGAGATCACTGGCGACGGCACAACCTCTGTGGTACTCTTGGTGGGCGAGCTCCTGAAGCAGGCTGATCGCTATATTTCTGAAGGTCTCCACCCCCGAGTCATCGCAGACGGCTATGACATCGCGAAGACAGAGTCGCTAAAG TTCCTGGACGAATTCAAGCTCGCAAAGGAAGTCGACCGCGAACTCCTCCTCTCAGTCGCCCGAACGTCGTTGTCAACAAAGATCAACAGCTCACTCGCAGAACAATTGACCCCCGACATCGTCGATGCCGTCCTCGCCATCTACCAGGCGCCCGCGAAGCCTGATCTACACATGGTTGAGATCATGACCATGCAACACCGCACTGCTGCCGATACACAGCTTATCCGTGGGCTTGCTCTAGACCACGGCGCAAGGCATCCAGACATGGCCAAGCGTGTCGAGAACGCATACATCCTGACCCTCAACGTCAGCTTAGAGTACGAAAAGTCCGAGATCAACTCTGGCTTCTACTACTCAAGCGCTGAACAGCGAGAGAAGCTGGTCGAGAGCGAGCGCCGGTTCGTTGATGAAAAGCTGAGGAAGATTGTTGAGCTCAAGAAGGAGGTTTGCGGTGACGATCCCAAGAAGGGCTTCGTGATAATAAACCAAAAGGGCATTGACCCTCTCAGCTTGGACGTACTTGTCAAGAACGGCATCTTCGCGCTAAGGAGGGCGAAGAGGAGGAATATGGAGCGTCTGCAACTCGTATGCGGTGGAACGTCGCAAAACAGCGTAGACGACATGACTCCTGACGTCCTCGGCTGGGCAGGTCTTGTCTACGAGCACCAGCTGGGCGAGGAGAAGTACACCTTCATC GAAGATGTCAAGGAGCCAAAGTCGGTCACATTACTCATCAAGGGACCAAACTCGCACACTATTGCCCAGATCAAGGATGCTGTTCGCGACGGTTTGAGGAGTGTGTACAACATGATAGTCGACGGAAGCGTCGTACCCGGAGGCGGTGCTTTCCAGGTCGCATGTGCAGCTCGCCTAAACAGCGAACAGTTCAAGAAGACAGTCAAGGGTAAAGCAAAGTGGGGTGTTTCAGCATTTGCTGATGCATTGCTCGTTATTCCCAAGACGCTTGCGGCGAACTCAGGTCACGACATTCAAGATTCTT TGGCTGCACTCCAGGACGAGCATGCCGAGGGCAACGTAGTAGGCCTGAACCTCTCAACCGGAGAAGCGATGGACCCTACTCAAGAAGGTGTCTACGACTCATTCCGGGTTATTCGCAACAGCATAGCTTCTGCTACTGGTATCGCGTCCAACCTGCTGCTGTGTGATGAGATGCTCAAGGCACGACAAATG GGACGGGCGCCGGGACCTGGTGGCGACGAACAATGA